The following are encoded together in the Juglans microcarpa x Juglans regia isolate MS1-56 chromosome 2D, Jm3101_v1.0, whole genome shotgun sequence genome:
- the LOC121250711 gene encoding WD repeat-containing protein 44-like, which yields MLSSDEGEIDVFFDSADYLSSEESSVDEEIGSIHLEYGIWMNEPQSIKERRENFLRGIGLAEFSSPRICAEIGMEVSGLSEVMGLERLKQCSGAVSSSCISSTDLAEGNMVCCKRERGTQAKALFDELEGKQEDRQKQKVVLDGKATEHSTAAQEYVGSNMHAHLKEYKNLDLGKRRLKNWLNHFINKRKGSRDTFVTEVSKPNSRTPKINRMKVWQNNKRYMEFTALFNGQEIRAHNGLIWTIKFSPDGQYLASGGEDGVVRIWRVTSVDALDNYLMVRGSFGIKMKGGKSTLGGKSMNHASIVIPDKVFHIEESPVHEFHGHSSGVLDLSWSHSNFLLSSSKDKTVRLWKLGCTQCYNVFRHNDYVTCVQFNPVDDNYFISGSVDGKVRIWGVSEKRVVDWADVRDVITAICYKPDGNGFIVGSITGTCRFYDASGKHLKLDAQICVQGKKKTSANKITGIQFSQEISQRVMISSEDSKLHIFDGIDIIRKYRGLPKSGSQMSASFTSSGKHIVSIGGDSRVYLWNYNRACIPASKQTKSVRSCEHFFSEGVTVAIPWSRSRAGWRGSGSGATESSQTLDLDSERSSLGNWFSMDGSCWGSATWPEEKLPLCDVPVSEDESHDQHYSNAHRHRTISDTWGVVIVTAGCDGTIKTFHNYGLPIRF from the exons ATGCTGAGCTCTGATGAGGGagaaattgatgttttctttgACTCCGCGGATTATTTATCGTCTGAAGAGTCATCTGTAGATGAAGAGATAGGTTCTATACATTTAGAATATGGTATTTGGATGAATGAACCACAAAGCATTAAGGAAAGGCGGGAGAATTTCTTACGTGGAATTGGTTTAGCTGAATTTTCTTCTCCTAGGATTTGTGCGGAGATTGGAATGGAAGTTTCTGGCTTATCAGAGGTGATGGGATTGGAGAGGCTCAAGCAATGCAGTGGAGCTGTCTCAAGCTCTTGCATTTCATCTACTGATTTAGCAGAGGGAAATATGGTTTGCTGTAAAAGAGAGAGGGGCACGCAAGCAAAAGCCCTGTTTGATGAATTGGAAGGAAAACAAGAAGACCGACAAAAACAGAAAGTAGTTCTCGATGGGAAGGCTACTGAGCATTCAACTGCTGCTCAAGAATATGTGGGCAGTAATATGCATGCCCacttaaaagaatataaaaacttGGATTTGGGTAAAAGGAGATTGAAAAATTGGTTAAATCACTTTATCAACAAGAGGAAGGGAAGTAGAGATACATTTGTCACAGAAGTATCAAAACCAAATTCTAGAACGCCTAAGATAAACAGAATGAAGGTATGGCAGAATAACAAGAGGTACATGGAATTTACTGCTCTATTCAATGGGCAAGAGATTCGTGCACACAATGGCTTAATTTGGACAATAAAGTTTAGTCCAGATGGCCAATATCTAGCAAGTGGTGGCGAAGATGGGGTTGTACGTATTTGGCGTGTTACATCAGTAGATGCCTTGGataattatttaatggttaGAGGCAGTTTCGGCATAAAAATGAAAGGAGGCAAGTCCACTCTTGGGGGAAAAAGTATGAACCATGCCTCCATTGTTATTCCTGATAAGGTTTTTCACATTGAAGAGTCGCCAGTGCACGAATTTCATGGCCATTCTAGTGGTGTCTTGGACCTGTCTTGGTCCCATTCAAAT TTTCTGCTTTCATCATCCAAGGATAAAACCGTTCGTCTGTGGAAATTGGGTTGCACACAATGTTATAATGTTTTCCGTCACAATGATTACG TGACATGCGTGCAGTTCAATCCTGTTGATGACAATTACTTTATCAGTGGCTCCGTAGATGGAAAAGTTCGAATTTGGGGAGTGTCTGAGAAGCGAGTTGTTGATTGGGCTGATGTGCGAGATGTAATAACTGCTATATGCTACAAGCCAGATGGGAAT GGCTTCATAGTTGGTTCTATTACAGGCACTTGTCGTTTCTATGATGCATCAG GCAAACATCTAAAACTCGATGCACAGATATGTGTTCAAGGCAAAAAGAAAACGTCTGCTAATAAGATCACTGGCATTCAG TTCTCCCAGGAAATATCTCAAAGAGTTATGATATCATCAGAAGACTCGAAACTTCATATATTTGATGGCATTGATATCATCCGCAAATATAGAG GTCTTCCAAAGTCAGGAAGTCAGATGTCAGCTTCATTTACTTCAAGTGGGAAACATATAGTCTCGATTGGAGGGGACTCTCGTGTTTATCTCTGGAACTATAACAGGGCGTGCATCCCTgcatcaaaacaaacaaaatctgTGCGATCCTGTGAGCATTTCTTCTCTGAAGGTGTGACCGTTGCAATACCTTGGTCGAGGAGCAGAGCAGGATGGAGAGGCTCTGGGAGTGGTGCTACTGAAAGCTCACAAACACTGGACCTTGATTCCGAACGTTCTTCCCTTGGTAATTGGTTCTCCATGGATGGCTCGTGCTGGGGTTCTGCAACTTGGCCAGAAGAGAAACTTCCCCTGTGCGATGTACCAGTTTCAGAAGATGAATCTCATGATCAGCACTACAGTAATGCCCACAGACACAGGACTATATCAGACACGTGGGGAGTCGTGATTGTGACGGCTGGATGCGATGGAACAATCAAAACATTCCACAACTATGGATTGCCCATCAGGTTCTAG